In Thermus aquaticus, the sequence CCGCCCTCAGCCCCTACCTGCAACAGCAGATGCTCCTTGGGACCAGGGCCAGGAAGATCGCCGAGCTAGAGAAGAAGCGGAAAAGCCGGGTCATCACCCTGATCCACCGCCAGGAGGCGGTGAGCTTTTTGGGCATCCCCATCAGCCGCTTCATCAACATTGACGACTCGGAGCAGGTCCTGAGGGCCATCCGCCTCACCGACAAGAACGTGCCCATAGACCTCGTCCTCCACACCCCGGGGGGCTTGGTGCTGGCGGCGGAGCAGATCGCCGAGGCCCTCCTCCGCCACCCCGCCAAGGTCACGGTCTTCGTCCCCCACTACGCCATGTCCGGGGGGACCCTGATCGCCCTGGCCGCTGACGAGATCGTCATGGACGAAAACGCCGTCTTAGGCCCCGTGGACCCCCAGCTGGGCCAGTACCCCGCCGCCAGCGTCCTCAAGGTCCTGGAGAAGAAGCCCATACAGGAGATTGACGACCAGACCCTGATCCTGGCCGACGTGGCCGAGAAGGCCCTGAGGCAGGTCAAGGCCACGGTGAAGAACCTCCTCAAAAAGCACATGCCCGAGGATAAGGCCGAGGAGGTGGCCCACATCCTCTCCCAGGGCACCTGGACCCACGACTACCCCATTGACGTGGCCCAGGCCCGGGAGCTGGGGCTCAGGGTCTCCACGGAGATGCCCCTCGAGGTCTACGAACTCATGGACCTCTACCCCCAGCCCCAGGGGCAGCGGCCCAGCGTCCAGTACGTGCCCCTCCCCTACCGCCAAGGAGGCCAGCCGGGAGGCCGCTAGGTGTTCCCCCTCTACGACCTCAACTACGCCCGCCGCCCCGCCTGGGTGGTCAAGGGCCTGGTCCTGGCCAACGCCCTGGCCTTCCTCCTGGAGCTGGCTTGGGGCCTGGAGGCCGTGGTCCAGGCCTACGGCTTCGTCCCCGCCCTCTTTTTCCAGGACCCCCTGGGACAGGGGTACCGCCTCTTTACCAGCATGTTCCTCCACGGAGGGTTCTTCCACATCCTCTCCAACATGTGGTTCCTCTGGGTCTTCGGGGACAACGTGGAGGACCGGATGGGCCACGGGCGCTTCCTCGTCTTCTACCTCCTGGGCGGGGTGGCGGCCGCCTTGGCCCAGGGCCTCTTCACGCCCGCCTCCACCGTGCCCATGATCGGGGCCAGCGGGGCGGTCTCCGCCGTCTTGGGAGCCTACTACGTCCTCTTCCCCCGGGCCTACGTGGTCTCCGTGGTCCTCTTCATCTTCCCCCTCTTCGTCACCTTCCCGGCGGGGGTCTACCTGGGGTACTGGGCCTTCCTCCAGCTCTTCCAGGGGCTTTTGGGCCTGCCGGGGGTGGCCTGGTGGGCCCACCTGGGGGGGTTCCTCTTTGGGGTCTACGCTGGCCCCCGCATGGCCCGGCGCCCGCGGCGCTGGTAGACTTTAGGCCATGAAGGTCGCCGAGGTCATGACCAGGGCTCCGGAGACCCTGAGCCCCAAAGCCACGTTGGCAGAGGCCGCCCGCAAAATCCTGGAAACGCGCTACGGGGGCTTCCCGGTGGTGGACGAAATAGGCCGCCTGGTGGGGCTCCTTCAGGTGGAGGAGCTCCTCCCCAGGCCGGAGAACGTCCCCTTTTCCGACGTGGAGGCCCTACAGCTTTTCGGGGAATGGGTGGACGAGGATACCCTTCAAGAGATCTACCGCCGCTACCAGAGCACCCCGGTGGAGGCGGTGATGCTCAAGGAGATCCCCCGGGTCCACCCGGAGGACCCCCTGGGGAAGGCCCTTCAGGTTCTCCTCACCACGGAGGTCCGCCACCTCCCCGTGGTGGACCAGGAGGATAAGGTAGTGGGCATCCTCACCCGGAGCGACATTCTGAAACTGATCCTGGGGAGGCAGTGATGCACGGCGCGGGGCACATCCTGGAGGTCTTCTACCTCCTCCTGGCGGCCCAGGTTATGGCCTACGTCTTTAAGCGCCTGAACCAGCCCGTGGTCATCGGGGAGGTGCTAGCGGGCATCCTAGTGGGCCCGGCCCTTCTGGGCCTGGTGCACGAGGGAGAGGTCCTGGAGTTTTTGGCCGAGCTCGGGGCCATCTTCCTCCTCTTCATGGTGGGCCTGGAGACCCGGCTCAAGGACATCCTGGCCGTGGGCAAGGAGGCCTTTTTGGTGGCGGTTTTGGGGGTGGCCTTCCCCTTCGTGGGGGGGTACCTTTACGGCCTCCAGATCGGCTTTCAGACCCTCCCCGCCCTCTTCCTGGGCACCGCCTTGGTGGCCACCAGCGTGGGCATCACCGCCAGGGTCCTGCAGGAGCTCGGGGTCCTCTCCCGCCCTTATGCCCGGGTCATCCTGGGGGCGGCGGTCATTGACGATATCCTGGGCCTCATCGTCCTGGCGGTGGTGAACGGGGTGGCCAGGACGGGGCAGGTGGAAACAGGGGCCATCGCGCAACTGGTGGTCCTCTCCGTCGTCTTCGTGGGCCTGGCCGTCCTCCTCTCCACCCTGGTGGCCCGCCTGCCCCTAGACCGGCTTCCCGTGGGCAGCCCCCTGGGCTTCGCCCTGGCCCTGGGGGTGGGGATGGCGGCCTTGGCGGCCAGCATCGGGCTGGCCCCCATCGTGGGGGCCTTTTTGGGGGGGATGCTCCTCTCCGAGGTGCGGGAGAAGTACAAGCTGGAGGAACCCATCTTCGCCGTGGAGAGCTTCCTGGCCCCCATCTTCTTCGCCATGGTGGGGGTGCGGCTGGAGCTTTCCGCCCTGGCAAGCCCCGCCGTCCTCCTGGCGGGGAGCGTGGTGACGGTGATCGCCATCCTGGGCAAGGTCCTGGGCGGGTTCCTGGGGGCCCTCACCCAGGGGGTGCGGAGCGCCCTCACCGTGGGGGTGGGCATGGCCCCCCGGGGGGAGGTGGGCCTGATCGTGGCCGCTTTGGGCCTGGCGGCCGGGGCGGTCAACGAAGAGGAGTACGCCATCGTCCTCTTCATGGTGGTCTTCACGACCCTCTTCGCCCCCTTTGCCCTCAAGCCCCTCATCGCCTGGACGGAGCGGGGGGCTAAGGGATAGCCCGGTAGGCGGCGTAGGCGGAGAGGACCTTGGCCAGGTACTCCCGGGGCTCGTCCCGCTCCTGGAAGCGGAGGAAGGGGTATAGCCCCCCTTGCTGCGCTATCCCCCTCAGGGTGTAGCCGATGCCGCCGTTATAGGCGGTGAGGGCGCAGGCCACCCGCTCCAGGCCCGCGAAGGCCCCGCACCGCTCCAGGAGCCAGGCCAGGTAGCGGGCGGCGTAGCGGATGGCGCTTTCGGGGTCAAAGGGGTCGGCGGGGGGCTCCCCCAGCATCCGGGCCACATCGGCCCAGGTGCCCCTGAGGAACTGGGCCAGGCCCAAGGCCCCCGTGGGGCTCACCGCCTGAGGGTCAAAGCGGCTTTCCACGTGGAAGAGGGCGTAGAGGAGGTCGGGGTCAAGGCCCTCCTTCCTGGCGTAGGCCTCCACCCACGCCCGGTAGGGCCGGGGGTAGGCCAAAGCGGTGGGCCAGGCGGCCCGGATCCCCTCCCGGTACATCCCCAGGCGGTACAAGAGGGGGACCAGGGAGGGCCAGTCCCGGGACCGGGTCCAGAGGGCGTAGCGGACCTCCCCCCGGGCGTAGGCCTCCTTCCCGGCCGCCACCAGGGCCGCCACCTGGGGGGCCTCCGGGGGCGGGGGGCCTTCCGAAGCGGGCGGAGGCGGGGACGGGGTCTTGCCCAGGAGGAGGCCAAGCCCTCCCTGAAGCCGGGCGTAGGCCTCCTCCCTGGCCTCCTCGAGGCCCAGCTCCCCCGCCAAAACGTAGGCCCTGAGGGCGGCGTCGTCGGCGTAGAGGCTGTCCCCCTGGGCCAGGTTTAGGTAAAGCTCCAGGGCCTCTTTTCTGAGCCCCAGGCGCTCCAGAAGGGCCGTAGCCCGCCAAAGGCCCTCGGGGGTGCTCCTCCGGTAGGCCTCCACGGCCTCCAGCCAAAGCCCCATCTCCTCCAGAACCCGCCCCTGGCCCAAGCGGGCCTCGGGGTGGTCGTAGCGGGCGAAGGCCATAAGGGCTTCCTTCCGCTGCCCCAGCCGCCACAGGGCGTACCCCAGGCCCAGGTACCCCCTGGGGTCCGCCTCCGCCCAGGCCCGGTAGAAGGGCAGGGCCTCCCGGTAGCGCCCCAGGCGGAAGAGGGCCTGGGCCCTCAGGTCGGGCCGCTGGTCAGAAGGGAGGACCGCCAGCAGGGCCTCATAGGCCCGCCCCCGGAAGAGGGCCTCCCAAAGCCTCTCCCCCTCCCCCAGGCGGAGGAGGGCGGCCACGGCCTCGGGCTCGGGCAGAAGCCTCTCCCAGGCGGAAAAGGCCCGGGGGTCTTTGGCCCATTCCAGAAGGGGCGCCGCCACCCGCCAGGCGGGCTTGGCCTCCCAACCGGGCTCCAAGGCCCTCACCCCCTCCAGGAAGAGGGCGTAGCGCCAGGCGTACTCCGCCCGCTCGGCCAAGGGGACCTCCTCCCGCTGGGCCAGGCGGGAGCCCGCCAAGAGGGCGGCGTACCCCCCGCCCTGGGCCACCTGGCGCAGGGCCTCGAGCCTCCCCGTCTCCAGAAGGGCGTAGGCCTCGGGCAGGCCCTGGGCCCGGCAGGCGAAGAGAAGGAAGAGAAGCCACCAAAGCCGCACCCTCCCACCCTAACAGGCCCCGCCTGAGAAGCCTTAGAGGGAGGGGCCCAAAAGGGCTATCGCGGGGCAATCCTTCCCTCAGGGATAGTCCCCTTTCGCCGGAAGGGGGGGAGGGCGTAGCCTGGTAGGGCTTATGGAAGGCCCTATTCCCCCCCACAGCCTCGAGGCGGAGCAAAGCGTCTTGGGCTCCATTCTCCTGGACTCCGACGTCATGGACGAGGTGGAAGGCCTCCTCCCCTCCCCCGAGGCCTTCTACGCCGAGGCCCACCGCAAGATCTACGCCGCCATGCAGGCCCTAAGGAGCCAAGGCAGGCCCGTGGACCTGGTGACCCTTTCCGAGGAGCTTTCCCGCAGGGGCCAGCTGGAAGAGGTGGGCGGCACCGCCTACCTCCTCCAGCTCTCCGAAGCCACGCCCACCGCCGCCTACGCCGAGCACTACGCCCGCATCGTGGCGGAGAAGTGGACCTTGAGGCGGCTCATCCAGGCGGCGGGGGAGGCCATGCGCCTGGCCTACGAGGAGGCCGGGAGCCTGGACGAGATCCTGGACACCGCCGGGAAGAAGATCCTGGAGGTGGCCCTCACCAAGACCGACACCGAGGCCAGGCCCATGCGGGAGCTGGTCCACGAGACCTTTGAGCACATTGAGGCCCTCTTCCAGAACAAGGGGGAGGTGGCCGGGGTCCGCACCGGCTTCAAGGAGCTGGACCAGCTCATCGGCACCCTGGGCCCAGGCTCGTTAAACATCATCGCCGCCCGCCCCGCCATGGGCAAGACCGCCTTCGCCCTCACCATCGCCCAGAACGCCGCCCTGAAGGAGGGGGTGGGGGTGGGCATCTACTCCCTGGAGATGCCCGCCGCCCAGCTCACCCTGCGCATGATGTGCTCCGAGGCCCGCATTGACATGAACCGGGTCCGCCTGGGCCAGCTCACCGACCGGGACTTCTCCCGCCTGGTGGACGTGGCAAGCCGCCTCTCCGAAGCGCCCATCTACATTGACGACACCCCCGACCTTACCCTGATGGAGGTCCGGGCCCGGGCCCGCAGGCTGGTGAGCCAGAACCAGGTGGGGCTGATCATCATAGACTACCTCCAGCTCATGTCCGGACCCGGGAGCGGGAAGTCGGGAGAAAACCGCCAGCAGGAGATCGCCGCCATCTCCCGCGGTCTCAAAGCCCTGGCCCGGGAGCTAGGCATCCCCATCATCGCCCTAAGCCAGCTCTCCCGGGCGGTGGAGGCCAGGCCCAACAAGCGCCCCATGCTCTCGGACCTCCGGGAGTCGGGCAGCATTGAGCAGGACGCCGACCTGGTCATGTTCATCTACCGGGACGAGTACTACAACCCCCACTCGGAGAAGGCGGGCATCGCCGAGATCATCGTGGGCAAGCAGAGAAACGGCCCCACGGGCACGGTGGAGCTTCAGTTCCACGCCAGCCACGTCCGCTTCAACGACCTGGCCCGGGACGCCTAGGGGGAAAGGAGGGCCTTGGCCCCCTCCTTAAGGGCCTCCCCCACGTCCCGGTGGCCCAGGAGAAGGCCGCGGGCGAGGGCCTCCAGGTAGCTCTCCTCCACCAGGGCCACCTCTATGGCCAGGATCTTTTCAAAGGCCTCCACGGCGCTGAAGACCTCGAGGCCCCGCAGGGCGCTCCGCAGGTGCTCCAGGGAAAGCTCCTGCACCAGGCCCATGGCGGGGACCATGGCCCTAGGCCCGATGCCCAGCCTGGCGTGCACCAGCCCGATGCGCCTCCGCCTTTCGGCGTAGGCCCGGTCGTAGGTGCCCGAGAAGAGCTCCCGGTACCAGGCGGCGAAGGTGCCGTAAAGCCTCTCCACCCGCCCCGGCACGGCGTGGAGGATGCTGGAAAGCTCCTCGTCCCGCCCCAGGTAGTCGTAGAAAGCCAGGGCTACCTCGGGAGCGATGGGGGCCATGACCTCCCCCAGCTCCTTCAGAATGGCGGCATGGGTCTGGGTAAAGCCTGTGCGCCGCTTGAGGAGGTCCAGGAGCTCACCGGGGTCCACGGGACAAATGTACCTTGCCCGTCCCCCCAGCGTCTAGGGCCCAGAGGCTACTCGGTGCTCACCCCCTGGTCCACCTGCTGGCTCACGGGCTCCACCATGCGGAAGTGCCGGACGGGGTCTTCCAGAAGCCTCTCCAGCCGGACCGCCTTCTCCTCCCGCCTGTTCTCCCTAAGGACCCGGATGTAGGCGCCAAGAAGCTCCCGCACGTCCTCCACCCCCCGGGCGTCCAGGGGCTTCACGGCCACCTTGGCCCCCTTGGCCAGGCGGCGGCGCATGGCCTCCTCCGTGAGGCCCATCTCCGGCCAGTGGCGCAAATAGACCCGCCCCCCGGTCATCCCCGAGCAGATCCAGGGCCCGGGGTCCCCCAGGACCAGGGCCCGGCCCCGGGTCATGTACTCAAAGGCGAAGCCCTTGGCCTGGGCCCGGGCCGCCAGGTTGCCCAGCTCGTCCCGCAAGGGGCGCTCGGGCTCCCCGCCCAGGACCACATCGGCCCCGGAGAGCCGGATGCAGAAGCGGCTGTCCGCCACCCCCTCCACGATCAGAAGCCCGCCGATGGCCCCGTAGGCGAAGCTCTTGCCCACCGAGCCGTCCACGTAGGCCCCGTAGGGGTTCCTGCCCTTTAAGACGGCCACCGTGCCGCCGAAGGCGCTCTTGGCCACGCCGTCCTGGGCCCCGCCCTCCACCACCACCTTCATCCCCTCCACGTTGAAAGCGGCGAGGCCGTTCCCGGCCACGCTCCCGGCGTCAAAGCGGAGCTCCACCTCGGCGTCAAACCCCTTGCCGTAAAGCCTCCTGCGGGCGATCTCCCCCGCCAGATGGGCCCCGAGCGCCCGGTCCGTGGAGTCCACGGGACCCTCCTGGAAGACCATGCGCTTGCTCCCCTCCCCGTAGGCGGCCATGACCACCTCGGTGATGGTGCGGGTGAGCTGGTTCAGGGGCTTCCTCAGGACGTGGGCCGAGGTGTCCTTGAGCCACTCGGGCTCCTCCACGGGGAGGAAGAAGTAGCTGAGGTCCAGCTCCTCCAGGTGGTCCCGCTGGTAAAGGAGGTCCACCCGGCCCCTCAGCTCCTGGAGGGAACGCGCCCCCAGGGCGGCCACCAGCTCCCTCAGGGCCTCGGCCTTGGCCTCAAAGAAGCGGGTGAGCTGCTCCACGGCCCGCTCCAGGTCCTGGGGGACGAAGCGCTTCAGGCCGTGGGCCAGGGCCTCCTCCACGGTCTCTATCTGGGTGGTGATGCCCACGTGGCAGGTGTCCAGCTGGCAGCCGCGGCAGATGGTACAGCCGATGGCCACCATGGCCATGGTGGCCATGCCCACCCGGTCCGCCCCCAGGAGGACCATGCGCAGGACATCGTAGGCGGTCTTGAGGCCCCCGTCGGCCCAGATCTCCACCCGGTCGCGAAGCCCCGCCCGCACCAGGGCCCGGTGGGCCCGGCGCACCCCCAGCTCCACGGGAAGGCCGGCGTATTTGAGGGCGTGGAGCCGGGCCGCCCCCGTCCCCCCCTCAAAGCCGGAGAGAGTGATGACGTCGGCCCCCGCCTTGGCGATGCCCACGGCGATGGTGCCGATGCCGGGGATCACCGGCACCTTCACCGAGACCAGGGCCTTGGGGTTCACCGTCTTCAGCTCCTCAATGAGCTGGGCCAGGTCCTCAATGGAGTAGAGGTCGTGGTTGTTGGAGGGGCTGATGAGGTCCACCCCGGGCACGGCGTTGCGGGCGGCCGCCACCTTGGGGGAGACCTTCTTGCCCGGCAGGTGCCCGCCCTCCCCGGGCTTGGCCCCCTGGCCGATCTTGATCTCTATGACGCTGGCGGAGTTCAGCATGTAGGCGTGGACGCCAAAGCGGCCCGAGGCCACCTGCTGCCCCCGCCAGTGGGTGTACTTGCCCAGCATGTCGGGGATCTCACCGCCCTCGCCGTTCATGCAGAGCATGTTGAGGCGCTTGGCCGCCTCGGCGTAGGCCCGGAAGGCCGCCTCCCCCTGGGAACCGAAGCTCATGGCGCTGATGACGAAGGGCAGGGAGTGCCCCTTCACGGAAAGGTCCACCTCCTCCGGGGCCACCTCGCTCCTTTCGGGAAAGCGCACCTCCAGAAGCTGCCTGGCGGCCACCGGGCTTTCCCGCTCCAGGGAGCGGACCTTCTCCTGGAAGTGGCTGTAGGGGGCCTGGCCCGTGGCCACCTCCTGGGCCGCCTTGTAGATCCTGGGGTTGAAGCGGAAGTCCTTGGCCGGGGGCACCTTCTCCGCCCGGAAGAAGCCTTCCCGCTCCAGGAGGGTCCTCTCCAGCTCCAAGAAGCCGTACCCTCCGTCCCGGGAGCCCAGGAAGTTGCGGGTGCCGAAGACCTCGGCCAGCTCCGGCTTCAGACCCAGGGAGCTGAAGATTTTGCCGTAGCCCCGGAGCTCGTGGATGCCCATGGTGGAGATGACCTTCTCCAGGCCCTTCCTGAGGGCCTCGAGGGCGTTCGCCACCCCTTTCCTCCCCTCGAGGGCCCGGGCCTTCTCCTCCAGAAGCCAAGGAGCCACGGCCTCGGCCCCCAGGCCCAGGAGGAAGGCCACGTCGTGGAGGTTCCGCACCCCGCCGGAGTGGACCAAAAGCGAGGTCTTGCGCCTTAAGGCCACCCCGTCCGGCCCCCGCCTCATGAGGGCCCGGTTCACCGCGGCCACCGCCAGGCCGATGTCAATCCACACCCCGCCCTGGAAGGCCTCCCGGTCGGAGAGGATGAGGACCTCGGCCCCCGCCTCCACCGCCCGCACCGCCTCCTCCTCCAGGCGCTTAAGGCCCACCAAGAGCCCCTCCTCCACGGTGAACTGGGGGACAAGGGTGGCGGTCTGGAAGCGGGCCTTGACCTCCTCGAGGGTCAGGG encodes:
- a CDS encoding rhomboid family intramembrane serine protease, whose product is MFPLYDLNYARRPAWVVKGLVLANALAFLLELAWGLEAVVQAYGFVPALFFQDPLGQGYRLFTSMFLHGGFFHILSNMWFLWVFGDNVEDRMGHGRFLVFYLLGGVAAALAQGLFTPASTVPMIGASGAVSAVLGAYYVLFPRAYVVSVVLFIFPLFVTFPAGVYLGYWAFLQLFQGLLGLPGVAWWAHLGGFLFGVYAGPRMARRPRRW
- a CDS encoding SDH family Clp fold serine proteinase, translating into MDIFFQLFWLFFILSALSPYLQQQMLLGTRARKIAELEKKRKSRVITLIHRQEAVSFLGIPISRFINIDDSEQVLRAIRLTDKNVPIDLVLHTPGGLVLAAEQIAEALLRHPAKVTVFVPHYAMSGGTLIALAADEIVMDENAVLGPVDPQLGQYPAASVLKVLEKKPIQEIDDQTLILADVAEKALRQVKATVKNLLKKHMPEDKAEEVAHILSQGTWTHDYPIDVAQARELGLRVSTEMPLEVYELMDLYPQPQGQRPSVQYVPLPYRQGGQPGGR
- the dnaB gene encoding replicative DNA helicase gives rise to the protein MEGPIPPHSLEAEQSVLGSILLDSDVMDEVEGLLPSPEAFYAEAHRKIYAAMQALRSQGRPVDLVTLSEELSRRGQLEEVGGTAYLLQLSEATPTAAYAEHYARIVAEKWTLRRLIQAAGEAMRLAYEEAGSLDEILDTAGKKILEVALTKTDTEARPMRELVHETFEHIEALFQNKGEVAGVRTGFKELDQLIGTLGPGSLNIIAARPAMGKTAFALTIAQNAALKEGVGVGIYSLEMPAAQLTLRMMCSEARIDMNRVRLGQLTDRDFSRLVDVASRLSEAPIYIDDTPDLTLMEVRARARRLVSQNQVGLIIIDYLQLMSGPGSGKSGENRQQEIAAISRGLKALARELGIPIIALSQLSRAVEARPNKRPMLSDLRESGSIEQDADLVMFIYRDEYYNPHSEKAGIAEIIVGKQRNGPTGTVELQFHASHVRFNDLARDA
- a CDS encoding transglycosylase SLT domain-containing protein, translated to MRLWWLLFLLFACRAQGLPEAYALLETGRLEALRQVAQGGGYAALLAGSRLAQREEVPLAERAEYAWRYALFLEGVRALEPGWEAKPAWRVAAPLLEWAKDPRAFSAWERLLPEPEAVAALLRLGEGERLWEALFRGRAYEALLAVLPSDQRPDLRAQALFRLGRYREALPFYRAWAEADPRGYLGLGYALWRLGQRKEALMAFARYDHPEARLGQGRVLEEMGLWLEAVEAYRRSTPEGLWRATALLERLGLRKEALELYLNLAQGDSLYADDAALRAYVLAGELGLEEAREEAYARLQGGLGLLLGKTPSPPPPASEGPPPPEAPQVAALVAAGKEAYARGEVRYALWTRSRDWPSLVPLLYRLGMYREGIRAAWPTALAYPRPYRAWVEAYARKEGLDPDLLYALFHVESRFDPQAVSPTGALGLAQFLRGTWADVARMLGEPPADPFDPESAIRYAARYLAWLLERCGAFAGLERVACALTAYNGGIGYTLRGIAQQGGLYPFLRFQERDEPREYLAKVLSAYAAYRAIP
- a CDS encoding protoglobin domain-containing protein produces the protein MDPGELLDLLKRRTGFTQTHAAILKELGEVMAPIAPEVALAFYDYLGRDEELSSILHAVPGRVERLYGTFAAWYRELFSGTYDRAYAERRRRIGLVHARLGIGPRAMVPAMGLVQELSLEHLRSALRGLEVFSAVEAFEKILAIEVALVEESYLEALARGLLLGHRDVGEALKEGAKALLSP
- a CDS encoding cation:proton antiporter translates to MHGAGHILEVFYLLLAAQVMAYVFKRLNQPVVIGEVLAGILVGPALLGLVHEGEVLEFLAELGAIFLLFMVGLETRLKDILAVGKEAFLVAVLGVAFPFVGGYLYGLQIGFQTLPALFLGTALVATSVGITARVLQELGVLSRPYARVILGAAVIDDILGLIVLAVVNGVARTGQVETGAIAQLVVLSVVFVGLAVLLSTLVARLPLDRLPVGSPLGFALALGVGMAALAASIGLAPIVGAFLGGMLLSEVREKYKLEEPIFAVESFLAPIFFAMVGVRLELSALASPAVLLAGSVVTVIAILGKVLGGFLGALTQGVRSALTVGVGMAPRGEVGLIVAALGLAAGAVNEEEYAIVLFMVVFTTLFAPFALKPLIAWTERGAKG
- a CDS encoding glutamate synthase-related protein, which translates into the protein MTWKEAYPDIPLGQDACGIIAMAEKSGKPSHRIVRRTLESLYRMAHRAGAIRGEGDGTGIQTDIPRELWAGFLERAGYDPRLAFNPRFFVGHFFVPKGEEGRLPEFWDLLKREGQRLGVRPIHFQRGEVVSEVLGPVGRRTEPLFLQVAGLSPDGDAPLWELGLRLEAQFPVHVVSLSTYSVVYKVRGAAELLKRYYPELSRPEFKSAIALGHNRYSTNTLSTFEQVQPFGLLGHNGEINTIERLRRELDFLGIPRTGGSDSQDLNRMLEGLIYRYGLTLPEAMDLVFPPILGEVRGLPEELQDLYMALRQRFGPLAQGPAAIVSRHQDEAVFATDAMGLRPLWQFETPYEVVFSSERGVFSAEEFVSEPKPLAPGEKVYLRLTEEGAKVLPFDRYQRLVLERLAARTRVEGYRVHLQGPLRQAPPPVAGGSEAQVEEKPAPPPLGVERAYGWDRWDGAYLEALAKTGNEPIGSLGYDGPLAALNPEKPNLSEFFKETVAVVTNPAIDREREIEHFSTRTLLGRRPLPNGRGGGRVEELLIPIVLESDQALAEAFGTLTLEEVKARFQTATLVPQFTVEEGLLVGLKRLEEEAVRAVEAGAEVLILSDREAFQGGVWIDIGLAVAAVNRALMRRGPDGVALRRKTSLLVHSGGVRNLHDVAFLLGLGAEAVAPWLLEEKARALEGRKGVANALEALRKGLEKVISTMGIHELRGYGKIFSSLGLKPELAEVFGTRNFLGSRDGGYGFLELERTLLEREGFFRAEKVPPAKDFRFNPRIYKAAQEVATGQAPYSHFQEKVRSLERESPVAARQLLEVRFPERSEVAPEEVDLSVKGHSLPFVISAMSFGSQGEAAFRAYAEAAKRLNMLCMNGEGGEIPDMLGKYTHWRGQQVASGRFGVHAYMLNSASVIEIKIGQGAKPGEGGHLPGKKVSPKVAAARNAVPGVDLISPSNNHDLYSIEDLAQLIEELKTVNPKALVSVKVPVIPGIGTIAVGIAKAGADVITLSGFEGGTGAARLHALKYAGLPVELGVRRAHRALVRAGLRDRVEIWADGGLKTAYDVLRMVLLGADRVGMATMAMVAIGCTICRGCQLDTCHVGITTQIETVEEALAHGLKRFVPQDLERAVEQLTRFFEAKAEALRELVAALGARSLQELRGRVDLLYQRDHLEELDLSYFFLPVEEPEWLKDTSAHVLRKPLNQLTRTITEVVMAAYGEGSKRMVFQEGPVDSTDRALGAHLAGEIARRRLYGKGFDAEVELRFDAGSVAGNGLAAFNVEGMKVVVEGGAQDGVAKSAFGGTVAVLKGRNPYGAYVDGSVGKSFAYGAIGGLLIVEGVADSRFCIRLSGADVVLGGEPERPLRDELGNLAARAQAKGFAFEYMTRGRALVLGDPGPWICSGMTGGRVYLRHWPEMGLTEEAMRRRLAKGAKVAVKPLDARGVEDVRELLGAYIRVLRENRREEKAVRLERLLEDPVRHFRMVEPVSQQVDQGVSTE
- a CDS encoding CBS domain-containing protein encodes the protein MKVAEVMTRAPETLSPKATLAEAARKILETRYGGFPVVDEIGRLVGLLQVEELLPRPENVPFSDVEALQLFGEWVDEDTLQEIYRRYQSTPVEAVMLKEIPRVHPEDPLGKALQVLLTTEVRHLPVVDQEDKVVGILTRSDILKLILGRQ